Proteins encoded together in one Vulcanisaeta thermophila window:
- a CDS encoding roadblock/LC7 domain-containing protein encodes MSSVEKEILNILDEFMARVYPDVIGSVIVRRDGLPIASRMTGEFNIKLVGAMIAIAKNTVERLGAELTIGEPIITIMQYSKNSLLMVPLSKDLVLTAITKQEPNLGLIMLEIDRIRGRLVKVLSE; translated from the coding sequence ATGTCGAGTGTTGAGAAGGAAATACTAAACATACTGGATGAGTTCATGGCCAGGGTATACCCAGATGTTATTGGCTCCGTAATTGTTAGGCGTGACGGTCTACCCATTGCGTCAAGGATGACTGGTGAGTTCAATATTAAGCTTGTGGGTGCCATGATAGCCATAGCCAAGAACACGGTGGAGAGGTTGGGCGCGGAGTTAACCATTGGGGAACCCATAATCACAATAATGCAGTACAGCAAAAACTCATTACTCATGGTACCCCTAAGCAAGGACCTTGTACTAACCGCCATAACCAAGCAGGAACCAAACCTGGGACTTATAATGCTGGAGATTGATA